A single region of the Helicobacter colisuis genome encodes:
- the tsaE gene encoding tRNA (adenosine(37)-N6)-threonylcarbamoyltransferase complex ATPase subunit type 1 TsaE translates to MKSLVLDENSLHQLCETLDLKNQRGIYLLKGDLASGKTTLVKAMVQYLGNSSVVTSPTFLLAQDYGEGIYHYDIYQKNLEELLEIGFLEELEKEGWHFIEWGDEKLAKILKQIGMDFKSIEILPKQHLREYRIDA, encoded by the coding sequence ATGAAAAGCTTAGTTTTAGATGAGAATTCACTTCACCAATTATGCGAGACTTTGGATCTAAAAAATCAACGCGGTATTTATTTGTTAAAAGGAGATTTAGCCAGTGGAAAAACCACTTTAGTTAAAGCAATGGTGCAATATTTGGGCAATTCTAGCGTGGTTACTTCGCCTACTTTTTTATTGGCGCAAGATTATGGAGAGGGAATCTATCATTATGATATTTATCAAAAGAATCTAGAAGAGCTTTTAGAAATCGGATTTTTAGAAGAGCTTGAAAAAGAGGGTTGGCATTTTATAGAATGGGGTGATGAAAAATTAGCTAAAATATTAAAACAAATTGGTATGGATTTTAAAAGCATTGAAATCCTTCCAAAACAACACTTAAGGGAATATAGAATTGATGCATAA
- the lptB gene encoding LPS export ABC transporter ATP-binding protein, translated as MHKLEAKNLVKIIKKNKIISDISMEVRSGEVVGLLGPNGAGKTTSFYIICGLLLPSSGKVFFDNKDITGLSLHKRSQLGIGYLPQESSVFKDLSVEENLMIAAEICLDSEKERYKRTEELLEEFNIEPIRNRKGVNLSGGERRRVEIARALIKKPKFILLDEPFAGVDPIAVLDIQNIIKKLLNFGIGVLITDHNVRETLSVCHRAYVINKGMLLASGNSNEIYENELVRRHYLGDHFKV; from the coding sequence ATGCATAAGCTAGAAGCAAAAAACTTAGTTAAAATTATCAAAAAAAATAAGATTATTTCTGATATTTCTATGGAAGTAAGAAGTGGCGAAGTTGTCGGTCTTTTAGGACCAAATGGCGCAGGAAAAACAACAAGCTTTTATATTATTTGTGGGCTTTTGTTGCCAAGTAGCGGAAAGGTCTTTTTTGACAACAAAGACATTACAGGACTAAGTTTGCATAAGCGCTCTCAATTAGGGATTGGTTATTTACCCCAAGAATCAAGTGTTTTTAAAGATCTAAGTGTTGAAGAGAACCTAATGATTGCCGCTGAAATTTGCTTAGACAGCGAAAAGGAACGCTACAAACGCACCGAAGAATTATTAGAAGAATTTAATATTGAACCCATTCGCAACAGAAAAGGTGTTAATCTAAGTGGTGGAGAGCGGAGACGCGTGGAGATTGCTAGAGCGCTGATTAAAAAGCCAAAATTCATCTTGCTTGATGAGCCTTTTGCAGGAGTAGATCCCATTGCTGTTTTAGACATTCAAAACATTATCAAAAAACTTTTAAATTTTGGCATTGGTGTTTTGATTACTGATCACAATGTCCGAGAAACGCTAAGTGTGTGTCATCGCGCCTATGTAATCAACAAAGGAATGTTGCTTGCTAGTGGAAATTCAAATGAAATCTATGAAAATGAACTCGTAAGAAGACATTATTTGGGAGATCATTTTAAGGTATGA
- a CDS encoding RNA polymerase factor sigma-54, whose protein sequence is MKLRTQTSATLKTKLSSTLKSWLPILQSSTLELEETLGEFAKENPYVEIKSAMATDFSSERKKRKEGPRGLRSVENDGIERFCIQEESLEEMLKSQIVPPLFPTKTSQAIAEKIIENLNEEGYFDGDKEKIAKECQSNSLEVEKIRRRFAYLDPAGIAAENLIESFYFQLENMDVADSIYSVCLKLIGDLENHTKYKEDKNYTQAMRVISSFKNPPALDFYQKEAAIIPDILVIQELNNIQVQINEKYYPSIEIETQKKDSKEKIKDEFIKSKIKDARDLVDALEMRKATLYKIGLMIVEYQYDFFMGGEIKPMKLKDLAEEFGHAPSTISRAISNKFLECARGIFPLRNFFATALDEDTSNTTIKEFVSELIKNENKQKPLSDNRILELIEQKFNLKIVRRTITKYRAQLNIASSSERKKLYKISLNSH, encoded by the coding sequence ATGAAATTAAGAACCCAAACTTCCGCTACTCTAAAAACAAAACTTTCCTCTACACTAAAAAGTTGGCTACCCATACTCCAAAGTAGCACTCTAGAGCTAGAAGAAACACTAGGAGAATTTGCAAAAGAAAATCCCTATGTTGAAATCAAATCAGCAATGGCAACTGACTTTTCCTCTGAAAGAAAAAAACGTAAAGAGGGACCAAGAGGGCTTAGGAGCGTTGAAAATGATGGAATTGAGAGATTTTGCATTCAAGAAGAAAGTCTAGAAGAAATGCTAAAATCCCAAATAGTTCCACCCCTATTTCCTACAAAAACTTCACAAGCTATTGCTGAAAAAATCATCGAAAATCTAAATGAAGAGGGGTATTTTGATGGCGATAAAGAAAAAATTGCCAAGGAATGCCAAAGCAATAGCCTAGAAGTTGAAAAGATTCGCAGGCGATTTGCTTATTTAGATCCTGCAGGAATCGCAGCTGAAAATCTCATAGAATCTTTTTATTTTCAATTAGAGAATATGGATGTTGCTGATTCTATTTATAGTGTGTGTTTGAAGCTTATTGGCGATTTAGAAAATCACACAAAATACAAAGAAGACAAAAACTATACTCAAGCAATGCGTGTAATTTCCAGCTTTAAAAACCCTCCTGCTTTAGATTTTTATCAAAAAGAAGCAGCTATTATTCCAGATATTTTAGTGATTCAAGAATTAAATAATATTCAAGTTCAAATCAATGAAAAATACTATCCAAGCATTGAAATTGAAACACAAAAAAAAGATTCCAAAGAAAAAATCAAAGATGAATTTATAAAAAGCAAAATTAAAGATGCTAGAGATTTAGTGGATGCTCTAGAAATGCGCAAAGCCACACTCTATAAAATAGGCTTAATGATTGTGGAATATCAATATGACTTTTTTATGGGCGGAGAAATAAAGCCTATGAAGCTAAAGGATTTAGCAGAGGAATTTGGGCATGCACCAAGCACAATTTCTAGAGCCATTTCAAATAAATTTTTAGAATGTGCTAGAGGAATTTTTCCCCTAAGGAATTTCTTTGCCACAGCCCTAGATGAAGACACTTCTAATACCACAATCAAAGAATTTGTAAGCGAACTTATCAAAAATGAAAACAAGCAAAAACCCCTTAGCGACAATAGAATCTTAGAACTCATTGAACAAAAATTTAATCTCAAAATTGTGCGAAGAACGATTACAAAATATCGCGCACAACTCAACATAGCAAGCTCTAGCGAACGCAAAAAACTTTATAAAATATCTCTTAATTCACATTGA